DNA sequence from the Treponema sp. OMZ 838 genome:
CTGATGCGCCGGTAAAAGTGGTAAAAAAAGTGAGGACGAGTACGGAAGCAATAACCACTCCGCCTCTTATCCAGCCGACACTATTGCGGACAAGTTCCATTAACCGCTTTCCGGCACTTCCTTCTGCGAGCAAACAGCCTGCAATGGTAAAAAGCGGAATGGCCGCGATACTTGTATCCGTTAAAATGTGATACATTTCCAGCGGAATCACATCGACATACCCGCCGCCTTGGCTGAATGCCGTATATGTAATTCCAAGCAATACGATAAAAAGCGGCAATCCGAAAAGCCCTGCGACAATAAGTCCCAGAACGAGCGGCACCATCAACGGAGCACTCAAAGACTGCCAAAATGAGGCGCACGCAGTAAAAAACGGGATGTCTTTTCCCAAGAGCGTATATACAATAACGGCAATAGAGCCGCAACTGATAAACAAACCGGCGGCAAGCCCTACCAAAGAGGAAACAAGAGAACTGCGCTTTTTAAAACATAAAAAGAGCTGGGCAAAAAACATCAGCGGCAGCGCAGCAAAGATAAACCGTACCGGCAGGCCCCATAAAAGATCGGAAGCGTCTATTACGACTAATATATTCGGGAAACAGGCAAAAAAGATTGCCGTAAGAACAGCTGCCGTTATACCGTTATTGATTTGACTGACAATTGTTTTAAGCCGATCGGACAGTTTAAGGTTAAAGACCTCGATATTCAACTGTTTGTGATCCGCGCTGGTAATCATACCCGCAAAGCACGCAAAAATAAAGACCGCATGGATAACCACCCGCTCTCCATCTAACACCGGAATACCGCCGACATCGCTGATGAAAAAAAATATAATCGGCAATACGACTAATATACCAACCAGAAAAAGTACGAATATATTGACAGTCTTTCTCATATTCTTATCGTACAGTTATTTACGCATCGGAGCAATGAGTTTTTGGATATTTTGATACATCTCCATATCAAATGCATTCGGAAATGCCCGATGGATATCATTAATATTCACACTGAACTCTTCTTCCCACTTCTTCAGTTCTTCCTTAGAAGGACGAATCATCGTAACCCCGCTTGCTTCCATTTTACGTACACAGTCGGCATCCGAATCATCAAGTGCATCGTTGAGACGTTTTCTTGCCTTTTCCATTGCTTCTTTCATCGCAGCATGATATTTCGTAGGAATTTTATTCCATGAAGCTTTTGAAATAACAAAACCAGCCATAATAGGACACAGTTTTGTATCAAGCGCATAGCTTATATCTTTGTAATACCCTCCGACATAGGCTAAAAGATGCACGGCAAAAAAACCGCTGATACCGTTCTTGCTTTTCAACATTTGAGAGAATTTTTGCGTAGGTACATCGACTACGTTAAAGCCGCTCAGTTTAAAGCTATCACTTAAAATAGGACTATCCAAACCGGCGACTGCCAATTTTATTTTCTTTAATTCGCCGAGTGTTTGGTAGGGTTCCTTTGTATAAAAAGAAAGCCATCCGACATTCGACCATGCGACCAATTCATAACCGGCCGCGTTAATTCTTGATTCTATTTTCTTACCGTATACACTGAGTGCTTTATCGAGTTCTTGCTGATTTTGGAGTAAAAATGGAAGTGCAAGTGTATAGATATAAGCATCGGGAACTAATTCATGCAAACCGATCATGGTAAAAATTGCTCCATCCAACGGAGCCTGCTGCCCGGGGCGCGCTGCTTTGAGTTTTTGAATACCGGCTTTTTCTCCGCCGAGGGTTGTCATATTATAGATTTTTACCGTTACCTGTCCGTCGGTAATACGATTCCATTCTTCTGCAACTTTTTTAAGCTCAATGTCCCATGGAGAACGGGCAGGAGCAACGGTTGCTATCTTTAATACGATTTCTTCAGCACTGACAAGAGCCGTTGAAGCAATAAACAATGTAACAAAGAGTGTCAAAATTTTTCTCACAGTATCTTCTCCTTGAATATAACTGATACACAGGTAAATCAATCACCTAAGAAGTAATCACCTTTCATTTTTTGCAGCCATCGAGCTTTTTCTTGGCTGAGGGTGATAGTAAGCTTATTATTCGGCTGGTTTGCAGAATCAATTTCCAATGCTTTGCGTAAGGCCTCGTCAAAACCGGCACTGTCCTGTGCAGGAATACAAAAGGTCTGTGCATAGAGGACATATACCGACGGCCGCTGCCCGCCGCTCAACTCCAGCGTTCTCTGATATGCATCTTCCGCTTTATCTGCACCTCCGCCCAAGGATTCAGGAGCAGCAGCATAAAAGGCCGTAAGAGTCTCCCAAATAGCACCGGCATTAAATCCAGGGTAAAGCGCTGCTGCCCGCTCAAGCATTGCTACAGCGCCCGGCACTGAGGTAAACACATCCGTATCCATCGGATCAAGAGCAAACGCCCCAAGAATACCGCAGCCTGCCCAATACAGCGATTCAACATCAGCGGCTTTACAACGTGTAAGGAAAGCAGCGCTTTTGTCTTCCGTATAATGTGCCATCGCTTCTGCGAATCCCTTGTAAGCGGTGTCAAGCGATTGCATCACATAATCGGCTCCGCGGAGATAAAATTTTTTCGCACGCAAATACTCAAGATTCTTTTTTTGGAACTGCGTTTCAGGGATGTAATCGGCAGGGGTTTGAACAAAAGCATTCGCATACATGATATAGAGAGAACCGGACATAACGGCCAATCCGCGGTGTTTAGGATTACTGAGGTGCAATGTTTCATACATTTTTAATACTGTCGGAAATACTTCCGAGACTAGCTTTACATCATCTTCACCGGTGAGGGCTGCCGCAGCATCAATTCC
Encoded proteins:
- the dctP gene encoding TRAP transporter substrate-binding protein DctP, whose amino-acid sequence is MRKILTLFVTLFIASTALVSAEEIVLKIATVAPARSPWDIELKKVAEEWNRITDGQVTVKIYNMTTLGGEKAGIQKLKAARPGQQAPLDGAIFTMIGLHELVPDAYIYTLALPFLLQNQQELDKALSVYGKKIESRINAAGYELVAWSNVGWLSFYTKEPYQTLGELKKIKLAVAGLDSPILSDSFKLSGFNVVDVPTQKFSQMLKSKNGISGFFAVHLLAYVGGYYKDISYALDTKLCPIMAGFVISKASWNKIPTKYHAAMKEAMEKARKRLNDALDDSDADCVRKMEASGVTMIRPSKEELKKWEEEFSVNINDIHRAFPNAFDMEMYQNIQKLIAPMRK
- a CDS encoding TRAP transporter TatT component family protein produces the protein MNVNLKKTYVYLMGLFLLLSGCSIKRIAFNGIANTLAPFPAPKSDASGGIDAAAALTGEDDVKLVSEVFPTVLKMYETLHLSNPKHRGLAVMSGSLYIMYANAFVQTPADYIPETQFQKKNLEYLRAKKFYLRGADYVMQSLDTAYKGFAEAMAHYTEDKSAAFLTRCKAADVESLYWAGCGILGAFALDPMDTDVFTSVPGAVAMLERAAALYPGFNAGAIWETLTAFYAAAPESLGGGADKAEDAYQRTLELSGGQRPSVYVLYAQTFCIPAQDSAGFDEALRKALEIDSANQPNNKLTITLSQEKARWLQKMKGDYFLGD